The Pleurodeles waltl isolate 20211129_DDA chromosome 7, aPleWal1.hap1.20221129, whole genome shotgun sequence genome includes a region encoding these proteins:
- the LOC138246967 gene encoding inositol 1,4,5-trisphosphate receptor-interacting protein-like 1 → MWQHEKLLQEHMKKFYQQFECGNLDEQEEEKWEVLWSKMKMKEEEETWNSWGLGIISVLIIIWWQYHQHNLMFLPIEDEIAPNGMDNMTPLTLLHLSHYPESSALENFYNREVHSGVHEMNRGFEFVKVFTGNLLEACQSICKKESGVILKDGVGVGSTFEKWGWKKEPTFDVLVPFHPPHGYTFQVKAACWQSDPNKRGCYVVSTESDFMFWNRGGQCSLHEKGNMIPLEMLLCTNRFLDTQKVHAWFHTLVGKAWRLICCRYDFTLTTVPSTSCKLKLVLKSGHMLYINFIPAVQRADSLNYLVNQATNMGDVSGIYWLESFSVYERQFLKLIRSFIPKNSCHLKCLSILAHLKKMTMPPNQCFLNSYHIKTSLMHLLIMLPPDAWHPENIKERIQDILYYLGQSLSKKRLDHFSIGNPSLPLDITIPQDHRRTEPINLLRPLLLEHRICAQANKEFQAVISLLACLNTEGF, encoded by the coding sequence ATGTGGCAGCATGAAAAGCTACTGCAGGAACACATGAAGAAGTTCTACCAACAGTTTGAATGTGGAAACCTTGATGAGCAAGAGGAGGAAAAATGGGAGGTACTTTGGAGTAAAATGAAGATGAAGGAAGAGGAGGAAACCTGGAACTCGTGGGGTTTGGGGATCATTAGTGTACTTATTATAATTTGGTGGCAATACCATCAGCACAATCTCATGTTTCTCCCCATTGAGGATGAAATTGCGCCCAATGGTATGGATAATATGACACCACTGACCCTCCTTCATCTCAGCCACTATCCAGAAAGTTCAGCTCTTGAAAATTTCTACAACCGGGAGGTTCACAGCGGAGTGCATGAAATGAATCGTgggtttgagtttgtaaaggtgtTTACCGGTAACCTTTTAGAGGCTTGCCAAAGTATATGCAAGAAAGAGAGTGGTGTAATCCTAAAGGATGGAGTCGGTGTGGGCAGCACCTTTGAGAAGTGGGGTTGGAAGAAAGAGCCAACCTTTGATGTGCTGGTGCCATTTCATCCTCCACATGGTTATACCTTCCAAGTGAAAGCTGCATGCTGGCAGAGCGACCCCAACAAACGCGGGTGTTATGTTGTCAGTACAGAGTCAGATTTCATGTTTtggaacaggggaggacaatgCTCACTTCATGAGAAAGGAAACATGATACCTTTAGAGATGCTCCTCTGTACCAACAGATTTTTAGACACACAGAAAGTTCATGCATGGTTCCACACACTGGTGGGCAAAGCCTGGCGGCTCATCTGCTGCAGATATGATTTCACACTCACCACTGTACCTTCCACCTCTTGTAAATTAAAGCTAGTGTTGAAATCTGGGCACATGCTGTACATTAACTTTATCCCAGCAGTGCAGCGGGCAGACTCCCTCAACTACCTTGTGAACCAGGCAACAAACATGGGCGATGTGTCAGGCATCTACTGGTTAGAATCGTTCTCTGTCTATGAGCGTCAGTTCCTGAAGTTGATAAGGAGCTTTATTCCTAAAAACAGCTGCCACCTAAAGTGCCTCAGCATTCTAGCACACCTGAAGAAGATGACAATGCCACCCAACCAATGCTTTCTTAACTCCTACCACATCAAGACGTCTCTTATGCACCTACTGATAATGCTACCTCCAGATGCCTGGCACCCAGAGAATATCAAAGAAAGAATCCAGGATATTCTGTACTACCTCGGCCAAAGCCTCAGTAAGAAACGGCTTGACCACTTTTCAATCGGAAACCCTAGCCTACCACTTGACATCACAATCCCACAAGACCATCGGAGAACAGAGCCCATAAATCTCCTTCGTCCTCTGCTTTTAGAACATAGAATCTGTGCCCAGGCCAACAAAGAGTTTCAAGCAGTAATATCATTGCTTGCATGTCTGAACACAGAGGGCTTTTAA